A single region of the Lycium barbarum isolate Lr01 chromosome 2, ASM1917538v2, whole genome shotgun sequence genome encodes:
- the LOC132628952 gene encoding uncharacterized protein LOC132628952, whose translation MDPKCVMCKQVDETRDHLFGDCYFATKVWDRLLHWLNIVPQTRLTWLDHYHWILHHTKGKTVQAKVLKMVYAEFIHYIWLERNARVFEKVEKIENIIARSIACYCNIRALPASRIYLDNCMF comes from the coding sequence ATGGACCCCAAGTGTGTCATGTGCAAACAAGTAGATGAAACCCGTGACCACCTATTTGGAGATTGCTACTTTGCCACAAAAGTATGGGATAGATTACTACATTGGTTGAATATTGTTCCACAAACTAGATTGACCTGGTTAGATCACTACCACTGGATATTGCATCATACAAAAGGGAAGACTGTCCAGGCAAAAGTACTGAAAATGGTGTATGCTGAGTTTATCCACTACATTTGGCTGGAACGAAATGCTCGAGTGTTTGAGAAAGTGGAGAAGATAGAGAATATAATTGCCCGAAGCATTGCATGCTACTGCAACATAAGAGCTTTACCCGCCAGTAGGATATATTTAGATaactgcatgttctga